A stretch of the Nitratifractor salsuginis DSM 16511 genome encodes the following:
- a CDS encoding TrmH family RNA methyltransferase: MKERLTRLVTPERLARIEALLAAKQPCLQIFLDDVHDSRNMSAVIRTADAVGVLDIFYARNNPQHVPVHTLVTQGAHRWLRRHRIPYEERAEFLRKKREEGMQIVVTHLEEASLDFRDVDYTRPTMLVLGNEREGVSPEVLAEASHSVIIPMHGMVQSLNISVAAALILYEAERQRKAAGYYEEARMPEPERRALLEEWLRRDTLVRRSKGRVRVIE; encoded by the coding sequence GTGAAAGAGCGACTTACCCGATTGGTTACTCCCGAACGTCTGGCGCGGATCGAAGCGCTTTTGGCGGCCAAACAACCCTGCCTGCAAATTTTTCTCGATGATGTCCACGACAGCCGCAATATGTCGGCGGTGATCCGCACCGCCGATGCCGTCGGAGTGCTGGATATCTTCTATGCCCGCAACAATCCCCAACATGTCCCCGTCCATACCCTGGTGACCCAGGGGGCCCATCGTTGGCTCCGCCGTCACCGAATCCCTTATGAAGAGCGTGCCGAATTTTTGAGGAAAAAACGGGAGGAGGGGATGCAGATCGTCGTGACCCATCTGGAGGAGGCCAGCCTCGATTTTCGTGATGTCGACTATACCCGTCCCACGATGCTGGTTCTCGGTAACGAGAGGGAAGGGGTCTCTCCCGAAGTTTTGGCGGAGGCCAGCCATTCGGTCATCATCCCTATGCACGGGATGGTCCAGAGCCTCAACATCTCCGTCGCCGCGGCGCTGATCCTCTACGAAGCGGAACGCCAGCGCAAAGCGGCGGGCTATTACGAAGAGGCGCGGATGCCCGAACCGGAGCGCCGGGCGCTCCTGGAGGAGTGGCTCCGAAGGGACACGCTGGTGCGGCGGAGCAAGGGGAGGGTTAGAGTAATTGAATAA